In Methermicoccus shengliensis DSM 18856, a single genomic region encodes these proteins:
- a CDS encoding LbetaH domain-containing protein gives MMKRDGVSTATIVYHPPTNTYIVREGYVEGNLLIRGNLLTAPNVHMWRDVVVKGELMLARGCTVGGMARAKSAVIGARCTIRGELVVEDGLLLLDGCEVARGIQCGGDITIRPGVVTRSVCTSGVVEMVGKSQIPHIDAKKLVAVPEVM, from the coding sequence ATGATGAAAAGAGATGGGGTGTCCACGGCCACCATTGTGTACCACCCTCCAACCAACACATATATTGTGCGTGAGGGATATGTGGAGGGCAATCTCCTGATAAGGGGCAACCTGCTCACCGCCCCAAATGTGCACATGTGGAGGGACGTGGTGGTGAAGGGCGAGCTAATGCTTGCCAGAGGGTGCACCGTAGGGGGCATGGCAAGGGCAAAATCGGCGGTGATTGGTGCGAGGTGCACCATCAGGGGTGAGCTGGTGGTGGAGGACGGCCTCTTGTTGCTGGACGGTTGTGAGGTGGCAAGGGGCATCCAGTGTGGAGGGGACATCACCATAAGGCCAGGGGTAGTGACGAGGAGTGTGTGCACCAGTGGCGTGGTGGAGATGGTGGGGAAATCACAAATCCCCCACATAGATGCCAAAAAGCTCGTGGCAGTTCCCGAGGTGATGTGA